CTATAACTTCAGAGGATCTTCCTGCCGAACATGAATGGTAAGATCGCGGTGATCGGAGGAACGGGGTTTGAGGTCGGGGGCGAGCCTTCCCTCATCGATACCCCCTACGGCCGGCTGATGGCGGCGGCGACGGAGCTTTGCGGCCGGGAGGTCCTCTTCATCCCGCGCCACGGCGAGGCCCACCTCCCACCCCACCGGGTGAACTACCGGGCCCTCCTCTGGGCGGCAAGGGCCTCCGGGGCGGTCCGGGTCGTCTCCACCAACACTGTGGGGTCGATGGCCTGGCACCCCGTAGGAAGCCTCGTCATCCCCACCGACTTCGTCGATTTCACCAAATCGAGGCCCTCGACCTTCTTCGAGGAAGAGGCGGTCCACGTCGATCTGACTGCGCCCTACTGCCCCGAGGTTAGGCGGGCCCTGGCGGCGGGGGCGGAGGCGGCCGGCGCTCTCGTCTCCGACGGGATATACGTCTGCACCGAGGGGCCCCACCTGGAGAGCCCGGCTCAGATCAGGATGCTCCGGCAGTTTGGCGACGTCGTCGGCATGACCGGCTACCCCGAGGTCGTCCTAGCCCGGGAGCTGGAGCTATGTTACGCCTCGATCTGCATCGTAACAAACCCCGCCGCCGGGATGAGGAAAGATTCGATGTCTGCGGCGGAGATCAGAACCGAGATGGCGATATCCGCCCGGCTTCTGAGGGAGGTCATAGAGGCTGCCATAACGATGATCCCCGAGGAGAGGGGCTGCTCCTGCGGTCGGGCCCTCGCCGAGGCGAGGCTATGACCCTCCTTTAGGGATCGGCCTCCTCCTTTCTGCAGACGAGGACGAGAAAATCGGGGACCCGGGAGGCGTCAAGCCGCTCCGGATGGAGGGTGGTCCAGGATTCGGGAGGTTCGGGTTCCAGGAGCCTCAAGAGGCGAAATCCAGAAGAGATCAGGGAGTTCACCGTATCACCGAGGGTCCGATGCCAGGCCACCGTCGGCTCCATGCCGGATCTCGGGCCCCAGGGGACGAGGAACGGTCCCCGATCGAAGTAGCGGTCGACCTTCCTGTACAGCTTTCTTCCTTCGCCGTCCTTCACCCATCCGAAGACGGGGGCGGAGAAACACGGATGGTTTACGATGTGGAGATAGATGCCTCCTGGTCGGAGGAGGCGGCTTAACTCCCTGAAGGACCCCTCGAAATCTGCGGCGTCCTGGATGACGTTGTTGGTGACCACGGCGTCAAAAGAGCGGTCGGCCAGGAAGGGGAGGTGGGCTATATCCCCTTCATGATACCTGATGGATAGGGGCTCTGCTTCCTCTTCTGCCAGAGCAAATGCCAGCATCTGAGACGATGCCTCCACGGCGGTGACGGCGGCGCCCAGTTCTGCCAGCTTCCGGCTGAGGTAGCCATCGCCACAGCCGGCATCGAGGATCCGTTTACCCCCGACGTCTCCCAGGGCCTCGAGGATTATGGGGTCCAGGAGATCTCGACGGTTGGGATCGTTTCTGCCGAAGTTCCGGTGCCAGGCATCTGCATTGCGGTTCCAGCTATCGGTGCTATCGTCCTGGGTATAAGGCATCGAGCCAGCCCTCCCTGGCAATCAGAATTGGTCTTTTATGGCACCGGCGGAGATCGGCTGGGGAAGGGAGCCGCCGACCACGGGCCGGATATATCGAGGTCCTCCCTAGAGGACCGTCACGGTGATGCTCGCCTCGCCCCTCGCCCCGGCCCCGTCCGTCGCCGTCAGGGTGACGACGTACCGGCCCCGGCTCATCTCT
The sequence above is drawn from the Methanothrix harundinacea 6Ac genome and encodes:
- a CDS encoding MTAP family purine nucleoside phosphorylase; the encoded protein is MNGKIAVIGGTGFEVGGEPSLIDTPYGRLMAAATELCGREVLFIPRHGEAHLPPHRVNYRALLWAARASGAVRVVSTNTVGSMAWHPVGSLVIPTDFVDFTKSRPSTFFEEEAVHVDLTAPYCPEVRRALAAGAEAAGALVSDGIYVCTEGPHLESPAQIRMLRQFGDVVGMTGYPEVVLARELELCYASICIVTNPAAGMRKDSMSAAEIRTEMAISARLLREVIEAAITMIPEERGCSCGRALAEARL
- a CDS encoding class I SAM-dependent methyltransferase gives rise to the protein MPYTQDDSTDSWNRNADAWHRNFGRNDPNRRDLLDPIILEALGDVGGKRILDAGCGDGYLSRKLAELGAAVTAVEASSQMLAFALAEEEAEPLSIRYHEGDIAHLPFLADRSFDAVVTNNVIQDAADFEGSFRELSRLLRPGGIYLHIVNHPCFSAPVFGWVKDGEGRKLYRKVDRYFDRGPFLVPWGPRSGMEPTVAWHRTLGDTVNSLISSGFRLLRLLEPEPPESWTTLHPERLDASRVPDFLVLVCRKEEADP